Proteins from one Natrinema salinisoli genomic window:
- a CDS encoding CoA transferase subunit A, translating into MSKLTSMHDAVSDGVSDGDSVYLAGFTHLIPFAAGHEIIRQEKRDLELIRATPDLVYDQLIAAGCARKATFSWAGNPGVGSLPAFRRAAEDGIPTELELEEYTHFGLIAALDAGASNLPFAPLRGFIGSDLPEHNDNIARVESPFDDDYVYAVAPIEPDVAVIRAQRADESGNAHLWGIQGEVKIAGLAADTVILSVEELCSEETIRSDPNRTVITSDDVDHVVHDPYGSHPSYAQGYYGRDNEAYIEWAEIASDVDRVEAWLDEWVYGVENRREYVEKLGVDRLLDLQPDRSYATPVDMGAYR; encoded by the coding sequence ATGAGCAAACTCACGTCCATGCACGACGCCGTCAGCGACGGCGTCTCCGACGGTGATAGCGTCTATCTCGCGGGGTTCACACACCTCATCCCGTTCGCGGCGGGACACGAGATCATCAGACAGGAGAAACGCGACCTCGAGCTGATCAGGGCCACGCCGGACCTGGTCTACGATCAGCTGATCGCCGCCGGCTGTGCGCGAAAAGCGACGTTCTCGTGGGCCGGCAACCCGGGCGTGGGGAGTTTGCCGGCGTTCCGCCGGGCGGCCGAGGACGGGATTCCGACCGAACTCGAACTCGAGGAGTACACGCACTTCGGGCTGATTGCCGCCCTCGACGCGGGCGCGTCCAACTTGCCCTTCGCCCCGCTGCGGGGATTCATCGGTTCGGACCTGCCCGAGCACAACGACAATATCGCTCGCGTGGAGAGTCCGTTCGACGACGACTACGTCTACGCCGTGGCTCCGATCGAGCCGGATGTAGCGGTTATCCGGGCCCAGCGGGCCGACGAGTCCGGTAACGCACACCTCTGGGGGATCCAGGGCGAAGTGAAGATCGCCGGGCTGGCCGCCGACACGGTAATCCTCTCGGTGGAAGAGCTCTGCTCCGAGGAAACGATTCGCAGCGATCCGAACCGGACGGTCATCACGAGCGACGACGTCGATCACGTCGTCCACGACCCCTACGGATCGCATCCGTCGTACGCGCAGGGCTACTACGGGCGGGACAACGAGGCGTACATCGAGTGGGCCGAGATCGCGAGCGACGTCGACCGCGTCGAGGCGTGGCTCGACGAGTGGGTCTACGGCGTCGAGAACCGACGGGAGTACGTCGAAAAGCTCGGCGTCGACAGGCTGCTCGACCTGCAGCCGGATCGCTCGTACGCGACGCCCGTCGACATGGGGGCGTACCGATGA
- a CDS encoding zinc-dependent alcohol dehydrogenase has translation MSVGRVAPDVTSNATDRMTALVKTSPEPGMDLESVPVPEPGPGEVRIRVESVGIDGGAEALIYDWHESKRHYADALPQLFGHEFAGTVDATGPDVDGVATGERVAVEPIVGCGHCRCCRSGSFAICPDRRILGLDTELDGALAEYAVVPRETMYPIGSLSADEGVFLELLGLAVHGIERSGFEPGDSVAITGPGPVGIGALVAAVAGGASSITVAGTDADRGDRLPLARQLGATRTVVTDDVEDGLEEDVDVFIEAAGHPDAFSLAASSTRRGGELVQIGIFHGAETVPVDLTRLVRRGVSITTVYGRRDSSWRRAIAIAADTDLSPALGPSFPLEDYEEAFEATRQREGIKITLRP, from the coding sequence ATGTCCGTCGGCCGCGTCGCCCCGGACGTGACATCGAACGCGACGGACCGAATGACTGCGCTCGTGAAGACGTCGCCCGAACCCGGAATGGACCTCGAGTCGGTTCCCGTCCCCGAACCGGGACCTGGGGAGGTCCGAATTCGCGTCGAGTCGGTCGGGATCGACGGCGGTGCGGAGGCGCTGATCTACGACTGGCACGAAAGCAAACGCCACTACGCCGACGCGTTACCCCAGTTGTTCGGTCACGAGTTCGCCGGCACAGTCGATGCGACCGGGCCCGACGTAGACGGCGTCGCGACGGGCGAGCGCGTCGCGGTGGAACCCATCGTCGGCTGCGGCCACTGTCGGTGCTGCCGGTCGGGCTCGTTCGCGATCTGTCCGGACCGGCGCATCCTCGGGCTCGATACCGAACTCGACGGCGCGCTCGCGGAGTACGCCGTCGTCCCCCGCGAGACGATGTACCCGATCGGCTCGCTGAGCGCGGACGAAGGGGTCTTCCTCGAGCTCCTCGGACTCGCCGTCCACGGGATCGAGCGATCCGGCTTCGAGCCCGGCGACAGCGTCGCGATCACCGGCCCCGGACCGGTCGGAATCGGCGCGCTCGTCGCCGCAGTCGCGGGCGGGGCGAGTTCGATCACCGTCGCCGGGACCGACGCGGACCGCGGGGACCGGCTCCCGCTCGCCCGACAACTCGGCGCGACCCGGACGGTCGTCACCGACGACGTCGAAGACGGACTCGAGGAAGACGTCGACGTCTTCATCGAGGCGGCCGGCCACCCGGACGCATTCTCGCTCGCCGCGTCCTCGACCCGCCGGGGCGGCGAACTCGTTCAGATCGGCATCTTCCACGGCGCGGAGACGGTGCCCGTCGACCTCACTCGTCTCGTTCGGCGCGGCGTCTCGATCACGACGGTCTACGGGCGTCGGGACTCGAGCTGGCGACGCGCGATCGCGATCGCGGCCGATACCGACCTCTCGCCGGCGCTCGGCCCGTCGTTCCCCCTCGAAGACTACGAGGAGGCCTTCGAAGCGACCCGACAGCGCGAGGGGATCAAGATCACGCTTCGCCCGTAA
- a CDS encoding VOC family protein: protein MDVLHTAVWVDDIEAQLSFYCDGLGLERTREFDLDGVTNTYIGGESDAEIQFKHDDTERNPEPAGIDHLAVGVDDVDGTVDELVDRYDGEIVDEPRTLEDKGVRIAFVADPEGYVVELIETLEA, encoded by the coding sequence ATGGACGTTCTGCACACGGCCGTCTGGGTCGACGACATCGAGGCACAACTGTCGTTTTACTGCGACGGGCTCGGACTCGAGCGCACCCGCGAGTTCGATCTCGACGGCGTGACGAACACGTACATCGGCGGGGAGAGCGACGCGGAAATCCAGTTCAAACACGACGACACCGAGCGGAACCCTGAACCGGCCGGGATCGATCACCTCGCCGTCGGCGTCGACGACGTGGACGGGACCGTCGACGAGCTCGTCGACCGCTACGACGGCGAGATCGTCGACGAACCGCGAACCCTCGAGGACAAGGGAGTCCGGATCGCGTTCGTGGCCGACCCCGAAGGCTACGTCGTCGAACTCATCGAAACGCTCGAGGCGTGA
- a CDS encoding acyl-CoA dehydrogenase family protein: MISLSPEQELLVSSLEDIADREFAERAFDWDGEPPWENVRLLADRGFLGVNFDEEFGGGGMTELDAILAIEAVGRVCPDTAEFLYNQTLVAPRAIELFGTDDAKERYLPPVLAGEDSIAIGISEPEAGSDVGSMGTRIEEADSKLVLDGEKTWVSNVEHSSAVLVWTKFPEGLGSVIVEFDWDGVEIQQHYENMAGHHQTHFVMEDVTVPEENVVTRGPDGFRNQLRALNWERLGSATLANTYASCALEKALDYADQREQFDQPIGEFQGIEWKLADAATDLEASRALTHQAAARAHERGRIPDRRDASMAKLQASEMVERVVSEALQVHGANGYQRGHPLEYLYRLARGRRLAAGTDEVQKNQIAASLKQEGLRDLA; the protein is encoded by the coding sequence ATGATCTCGCTCAGCCCCGAGCAGGAGCTGCTCGTCTCGTCGCTGGAAGACATCGCGGACCGCGAGTTCGCCGAGCGGGCGTTCGACTGGGACGGCGAACCGCCGTGGGAGAACGTGCGACTGCTGGCCGATCGGGGTTTTCTCGGCGTCAACTTCGACGAGGAGTTCGGCGGCGGTGGGATGACTGAACTCGACGCCATCCTCGCTATCGAGGCCGTCGGCCGCGTCTGTCCCGATACCGCGGAGTTCCTCTACAATCAGACGCTCGTCGCGCCGCGCGCCATCGAACTGTTCGGCACCGACGACGCCAAAGAACGATACCTGCCGCCGGTCCTCGCCGGCGAGGACAGTATCGCGATCGGCATCTCCGAGCCGGAGGCCGGCTCCGACGTCGGGTCGATGGGGACGCGGATCGAGGAGGCGGATTCGAAACTGGTGCTCGACGGCGAGAAGACGTGGGTGAGCAACGTCGAACACTCGAGCGCGGTACTCGTCTGGACGAAGTTCCCCGAGGGGCTGGGCTCGGTCATCGTCGAGTTCGACTGGGACGGCGTCGAGATCCAACAGCACTACGAGAACATGGCGGGCCACCACCAGACCCACTTCGTGATGGAGGACGTGACCGTGCCCGAGGAAAACGTCGTCACCCGCGGCCCGGACGGGTTCAGGAACCAGCTCCGAGCGCTCAACTGGGAGCGCCTGGGAAGCGCGACGCTCGCGAACACCTATGCCAGTTGTGCGCTCGAGAAGGCCCTCGACTACGCTGACCAGCGCGAGCAGTTCGACCAGCCGATCGGGGAGTTTCAGGGGATTGAGTGGAAGCTGGCCGACGCCGCGACCGACCTCGAGGCCTCGCGGGCGCTCACCCATCAGGCGGCGGCGCGGGCTCACGAGCGGGGACGGATTCCTGATCGTCGCGACGCGTCGATGGCCAAACTCCAGGCCAGCGAGATGGTCGAGCGCGTCGTCAGCGAGGCCTTGCAGGTCCACGGCGCGAACGGCTACCAGCGGGGCCACCCCCTCGAGTACCTCTACCGGCTCGCGCGGGGGCGTCGACTCGCCGCCGGGACCGACGAGGTTCAGAAGAATCAGATCGCGGCGAGCCTGAAACAGGAGGGACTGCGGGATCTCGCCTGA
- a CDS encoding CoA-transferase subunit beta has protein sequence MNYTKSELMVVAAARELENDDSVLVGIGKPNLACNVAKRTHAPDLQMVYESGTIGSNPSSPPLSIGDPVLASGAVSIEPMRNNFNYQLQAGRLDVGFLGGAQIDKNGNINSTVIGDYDDPDVRLPGSGGACEIACHVGRTLMITPHSARRFPEEVDFITSPGYVDGREGRKKLGLSGGPEAVITDLAVCRFDERGEMYVAALHPNATREEVQAETGWEIEFADDLETTPEPKEEELRLIREDLDPDEMYTDQAE, from the coding sequence ATGAACTACACGAAGAGCGAACTGATGGTGGTCGCGGCCGCGAGGGAACTCGAGAACGACGATTCGGTCCTCGTCGGGATTGGCAAACCGAACCTGGCGTGTAACGTCGCCAAACGAACGCACGCGCCGGATCTGCAGATGGTCTACGAGTCGGGGACGATCGGCTCGAACCCGTCGTCGCCGCCGCTCTCGATCGGCGATCCGGTGCTCGCGTCCGGGGCGGTCTCGATCGAACCGATGCGGAACAATTTCAATTACCAGCTGCAGGCCGGCCGTCTCGACGTCGGCTTCCTCGGCGGCGCACAGATCGACAAGAACGGCAACATCAACTCGACGGTTATCGGCGACTACGACGATCCGGACGTTCGACTGCCGGGCAGCGGCGGGGCCTGCGAGATCGCGTGCCACGTCGGCCGCACGCTGATGATCACGCCGCACTCGGCGCGGCGGTTCCCCGAGGAGGTGGACTTCATCACGAGTCCGGGCTACGTCGACGGCCGTGAGGGTCGGAAGAAGCTCGGCCTCTCCGGCGGTCCAGAGGCGGTCATCACCGACCTCGCCGTCTGCCGATTCGACGAGCGCGGGGAGATGTACGTCGCCGCGCTTCACCCGAACGCGACGCGCGAGGAGGTGCAGGCCGAGACCGGGTGGGAGATCGAGTTCGCCGACGATCTAGAGACGACGCCGGAGCCGAAAGAAGAGGAACTCAGGCTGATCCGCGAGGATCTCGATCCGGACGAGATGTACACCGACCAGGCCGAGTGA